TTTCAACACTTGAAGCACAATCACGttactgaatatgaacagtgcatggctcaaaaaaaaacaaaaagagactgACAAGCGCCCAGCAACAAGTGCCTCCGCAAAGCAGATGTCAATAACACAAGCGTTCACAAATGCCACACAGCATGAGAAGAGTTCAAGAAGATGGAAAGAAATAACTGACGCTATTTGTTATTACATCGCAAAGGATATGACTCCCTTGGCTACAGTGGAGCGAAGCAGGTTTAAACACCTCTTAAAACTTTTGACAAAAGATACACTGTGCCATCGcgatcacatttttctaaaaccGTGCTGCCAGACATGTACAAGACATGTTGTAAAAATTTAGCtgctgaactgaaaaatgttcaacACTTTGCAGCCACATCTGATCTCTGGTCAAGTAGGACGATGGACCCATTCTTGAGCCTTACTTTGCACTACATTGACGACAACTGGAAGCTGCTCCAGAGATGCCTTGAGACGGCATATTTTCCAGCCGATCACACTGCAGATATGATTGCACAAGGTCTGAAAGATATGCTTTCTGAATGGGACCTCGCGgaagaaaaactttcagccattacgacagacaacgGTGCTAATCTTGTCAAAGCTGCTGCGCTTAATGGATGGTTACGGCAGCAGTGTTTTGGACACCGACTACACCTTGCAATTGGTAAGTACACGTCAGCTTAATTAAATATAATAGCATTGGGATGTTATCAAATTGGGCATATCTGGTGTTTACTATATTCTGGCTACGCTAAATTTGTTCATAAAGCACCTTTATAAATGTTACAATCTGCTTGATATTACAGTGTTACAATGTTAAGTTCACATTACAATGTAACAGAACACTAcatcattaaagtaaaaaatcattgtgttgtaaaaatgtgttgttaatctgatattatttaagaaatataAGAGGCTCATTAATTTTGGTAGTTAAAGCTTcaggtataaataaaatattgtcaataataataaaaaaattattaattttgtgtgtttcagaaaatggattgaaaGATCAACGTGTGACACGTGCAGTGAGGGTGTGCAAAAACATAGTCAGTGCTTTTTCCTATAGCTGGAAAAAAAGAAGGCATTAATGAAGGTGCAACAAGAACTGAACCTGCCACAACACAAGCTAAAAACAGCATGCGTTACCAGATGGGGATCGATGAAAATGATGATTGCAAGAGTCCTCGAACAAAGGAAAGCTATTACACAGATCCTTTCTGAAGACAAAAAATCCAGGCACCTTGTTCCATCGTGGGCTGACCTGGATGTCTTAGAGGCTGTCAGCAAGGCTCTTTCCCCCTTGATGGAGTTCACAGATGCCCTATCAGGGGAAGAGTATGTGACCATTTCATTTGTAAAGCCTGTACTGCACATCCTCAATTCACGAGTGCTTGCAGAAGAGGAAGATGATGTGGAGCTGACTAAAACTATCAAAACCAGCATCCTCAGGTACCTTAAGGAGAAGTACTCAGATCCtatcacagaagagctactggaCACAGCCAGTTTTGTTGACCCATATTTAAAGCTACCTACATTTCTGCTCACAATGTCCCCACCATTCaggagaaagtgaaaacagagaTGGAGAAGATGTCAGAAGCTGAAGTCTGCAGAGAAAGTCAGATTACAGAGACTGCAGAACCAACAACTTCATCAGCAGtagcaaaaaagcaaaagaggTCATTTTCATTAGGAAGCTTTTTTAAAGGGAGTGAGGCAACACCTTCAGCTACACTCACTATGTCACTTCAGCAATCGCTAGAAGCAGAGATGAGCAGCTATTTGGTGTCCCCCATGCTGGATAGTGAGGCAAATCCACTGGACTGATGGAGGAAGCATCATGTACACTTTCCCACTCTAAGTAAGTTGGCAAAAATGTATCTCTGCATACCAGCTACTAGCTCCCCATCAGACCGGGTTTTCAGTTCGGACGGAAATATTGTTACATGCCTCAGGTCCTGCCTGAAACCTGAAAAGGTTAACATGCTCGTGTTTCTTAGTAAGAACTAAATTCATGTTCATATAGTGACATGACAAGATCGCTAAGATCACCTCATGCAACAGTGTTTAGAGAGttctattttcattacaacaatctgttgtttacattgatacattgcacattaaaatatttgtttacaggATATATAagagttattttatttagaagagatactgcttattttctacttttaataagaaaaacattgaaaataatttattttgtttccaaaagtgcaagttatttatttttactttttttataagaacAAAGTGACTGTTCATTTTaggcaatgtgtgctttaatttcagttgttcaacattgatgttcaataaataatcactgaTAGTAGATAGTGTGTttccttcaattattttaaaatcaagcaATGCACCCttcattcaaaaatctctcacttgtaatatgtgagcatatttactgtacaaaactTATCAGTGAACTatgaaggcaaaaaaataaaaaaaataaataaaataatcattcattaatcgtaatcaagttaaaatgttcaattaatcgAGATTTTGATTTTAGGCCAAATCGCCCAGCCCTACTTCTTAAAGCTGGCTGCCTTGCCAAAATGAGCATTTGGTGGAGAAGGTCCAGAGCCTGATGGTCACTGAGCACCAGAGAACCTGCGTGAAGATGAGAGAAAcattccagaaggataaccaccACTTTACTATTCCACTAATTTGGGCTTTATGGCTGAATAGCTATGTTCAAGGTATCGTGCTGTGGTAGACTTGCCAGGGTAGACGTAAAATTGAAAGGAACATAATACAAAGTTGTTTgcaaagaaaacctgctccagaacgctGCAGTCCTGACCTGATGCTCAAATGAATTCAGACTGTGAGGATGAATTGAGGCCCAACATCTCCTCAAGTCGGTGTACTGAATACAATGGCTTCTTTGTGTGTCTTCAGTAAAGTGGCaaacaaaagtttgggcaacctcgCTTAAAAAGTCTGTTActgtgagcagaagatgaactgatcaccaaaaggcataaagttaaacatgacacatttcttttcggCATGCTATGCAACATTAGTGTATTACATTTGTTGTGTACAAAAGGAAAGGAGCATCATGCAAACATGTGGGCACCCCAAGGTATTTGAGGTAAAACTTTTACCAAGATCTAAGACCTTATTGGATTATTAAGACTATGGCTTTTCAAAGTCATCTTTAGGGAATCCTaggtgatgcaaattgcaaagtTGTATAAATTCACAGACTCCTTAAACCTTGTCCCAaaaatcagcagccatgggctcctctaagcagctgcccaGCAGCccgaaaaataaaataactgatgcACACAAAACAGGAGAAAGCTACAAGAAGACAGTAAAGCATTTTCAGGTAGCAGTTTCCGCAGTTAGTAATGTTGTTTAGAAATAATAGTTAACAGGAatggtggaggtcaagttgagatctggaagaccaagaaaactttctgaaacaGCAGCTCGTTTTATTACTATAAAGGAAAATGAACCCCAAATCCCTGTTGTCTGATTGCAAAAGACAGTCAGGAACttttagcagactctggagtggtgttgcactgttctactgtgcagtgacacatgaacaaatatgaccttgatggtagagtcagcagaagaaGTTCTTTCCTGCATCCTAGCCATGAAATTCAGtgtttgaagcctgcaaacagactTCTAAACAAGCCTGATAAACTCAAAACAGAACTTCAAGGCCACAGTGTGCAAAGGTATGGTCGTAGGAAAAAAAGGGCGCCGACTTCCAACAACTCTCCAACTATTAATCATGGGGGTGGATTGATTATGCTTTGagcttgtgttgcagccagtggcagAGAAACAGGTAATTGGTAGAGGGAAAAAttgattcaaataaataccatcaaaatctggaagcaaacatcacaccatctgaaaaaagttaaaaagaggatgggacCTAGAACAaaataatgatctgaaacacacctcaaaatctacaatggaatacctcaagaaGTGTGTACTGACCTTTGTGCCATGGCCCTCACAGTCCCCCAACCTAAACTTCATTGAATATTTGTAgatagatctcaaaagagcagtgccTGTAAGGGAGCCCTAGAATATTgtagaattagaagccttttcCAAGGACAAATTGGCAAAAATATGTAATAcgtaaacacataagaactgaaagactcttagctggctaGAAAAGGTGTTTACAAGTGTGATACTTGCCAAATGGGAtcttactaagtactgaccatgtcaGGCACCCAAATGTTTGTTTCAgactcttttcatattttttggtatacctgtgaatgatggaaataaaattataatcttgcttaaaatacagtcatatgaaaaagtttgttttttatcattggctgagctttcaaagtagcaacttccttttaatatatgacatgccttatggaaacagtagtatttcagcagtgacattaagtttattggattaacagaaaatatgcaatatgcatcataacaacattagacaggtgcataaatctgaGCATCCCCaaaagagatattacatcaatacttagttgagcctccttctgcaaatataacagcctctaaacAGATCCTTATcatttgatgagtgtctggattctggattgaggtatttttgaccattcttccatacaaaatctctccagttcagttaaatttgatggctgctaagcatggacagcctgtttcaaatcatcccacagatattcgatgatattcaagtcaggggactgcgacggccattccagaacattgtacttctcccgcAGCATGAATGCCTTtttagatttcgaactgtgtttgggttattgtcttgttggaatatccaacccctgtgtaacttcacctttgtgactgatgcttgaacattatcctgaagaatttgctgATATGGAGTttaattcatccgaccctcaactttaacaagggccccagtccctgaactagccacacaaccccacagcatgatggaacctccaccaaatttgacagtaggtatcaggtgtttttcttggaatgcagtgttcttcttccaccatgcaaatcGCTTCttattatgaccaaataactcaatttttgtctcatcagtccaaagcactttgttccaaaattaatctggcttgtctaaatgagcgtttgcatacaacaagcgactctgtttgtggcgtgagtgaagaaagggcttttttctcatcaccctgccatacagatgttctttgtgcaaattgcgctgaattgtagaacgatgtacagatacaccatctgcagcaagatgttcttgtaggtctttggaggtgatctgtgggttgtctgtaaccattcccacaatcctgcgcatatgctgctcctgtatttttcttggcttgccaggcctgggtttaacagcaactgtgcctgtggccttccatttcctgattacattccttacagttgaaactgacagtttaaacctctgagatagctttttgtagccttcccctaaaccaagAGACTGAACAATCCttgttttcaggtcttttgagagttgctttgaggatcccatgctgtcactcttcagaggagaatcaaagggaagcacaacttgcaattgaccaccttaaataccttttctcatgattggacacacctgtctatgaaggtcaaggcttaacgagctaatccaaccaatttggtgtttcaagtaatcagtactgagcagttccatgcattcaaatcagcaaaattacaagggtacccaaattgttgcacagtcagtttttcacatttgatttttttcatacaattaaatactgcttcactaaaaatctttgtttagaaaacaccccagtactcagatgttcctaggaaatgcaagacataccactgttatcttttttgttgaaagtaaattattatgcagactgagaggggctcccaaactttttcatatgactaaatgtgtcatctttatctttatgccttttggtgatcagttcaacTTCTGCTCACTTAACAAGTCACAGAACAAAAATTTTAAGGAAGGGTGCCCAGACTTTTGCATACCACTGCACATAGCAGGAATAATTAAAAGTGTCAGAGACACAGGAGAAATCTATGTAGCCCAACAGTTTCTCTGCCTTCGTATCTCCACACCACTAAAACTTCTCTCTCACTTAAATTGCCCTTTTGACACATGCAGGCAAACCCTGTAATGTACCAGTAAGTTCCCTGGTTGATAATGTATGTGAACAGAGCTGACTCAAAAATCCCAAGAAAGATAATCCAACAATTTCCCATATCAGGATGCACCTCTATAATACTGTAATTCCTTAGATGCCATATACATGTACAAAGACAGAAAACTTCTAGGTAAAGAGCACAACACATTATGGCATTATCATGTTCAGCATGCTAATATATTGGCCACAGTTTTGTAACCAGTGGGTCTACACTCCATTGCTGGACTACTTGCTTTATAAGCAACAACCCAACAGACTCGTGCTTTTCCAAATCAACTCTGGTGCTGGTGTCCATGCACACTTCAGAATTTGTCAAAGAGCTGGATCTATAAAGTAGTAAAGTAGCTCTCTTTTGTTCTCACTCTCTCTGGAATAGCAGGGTCTCACCCATTCCAGGCTGAATACATCTATCCTACTGCTGATCCTCTGGGCCTCTTTCTTTCTGTTCAAGAATGTAACCCTTTTGACATGGGGCTAGGTCATTGGCGGACTACTGCATACCCCAGTAAAGCTAATTTACTGATCTCTAGCTTTACAGGAGAAACTCTTACTCCCGTGAGCTAACAGCTTACTCTGTGCAAATGGAAAATTTACATTTGTGGCACCATTCAAAAGTAAGGGACATATTTTTCCTTGCTGTTCCCTGCCTAATCACGCAGTTATGCAGAACAACCCTGCACTTAGCAGCAGGGGTATTTCTAGTATTTGCAGATATCAGAATGTCTGGCCTCCACCTTATGGTTTAATGGGCACTCTTTACACATACAGAAAATCCAAAGTAAAATATCATTGGCTAAGTACAAttcatcatatttaaataaataaataaaagattaggACCTCAAGTCTTTAAAGCTGCCCTAACCCCAGTTCCATTGCTTAGTAGTATGGGCATTTTTCACTCTTGCACACCAtttgttttgttgattatgttttttgatttctctactGCCGTTAATACTCTCCAGCCATCTCTTTCAATGGGTAAGcttagagatatgcaggtgggtaACCCTATGGTGTCCTAGATAATGGACTAAAGACCGTGTTTCTGGTAAGGATGTGGGCAAATCTacagcaccacaaggaacagtcttgtctccttttc
Above is a window of Polypterus senegalus isolate Bchr_013 chromosome 2, ASM1683550v1, whole genome shotgun sequence DNA encoding:
- the LOC120523895 gene encoding zinc finger BED domain-containing protein 4-like — its product is MKVQQELNLPQHKLKTACVTRWGSMKMMIARVLEQRKAITQILSEDKKSRHLVPSWADLDVLEAVSKALSPLMEFTDALSGEEYVTISFVKPVLHILNSRVLAEEEDDVELTKTIKTSILRYLKEKYSDPITEELLDTASFVDPYLKLPTFLLTMSPPFRRK